Below is a genomic region from Desulfobacter sp..
TTCTGCCACGACCAACCGGTTTTTGGATACCTTTTTCAAGGTCAGGGACCATATCCAGGGATTTGTAGCACGAGATTTTTCAGGGTCTGTGGGATATGGGTATTCAGGCCGGGGCAAGAAGAAAAAAGAGATCCAGGTCACTTTTTTCCCAAAGACCTCCACAGCCGCCTATTCCAATTTTGAAGAAAAAAGGGAGCCCATCAAGATTCCCCGGGGCTGCTTTGACCCCATGTCCAGTTATTTCAAGATGCGGACCTTTGATCTGGTCGAAGGTCAGACCCTTTCTTTTCCCATTACAGACGGTAAAAAAACCTTTCTTCAGAAAGGGGATATTCTGGGAAAAGAGAAACTGAAACTCAAGTCCGGCACCTATGACACCCTGGTCATCGAGCCCTATGTTAACCATTTTTCCGGGGTGTTTGAAGAGAGCAAGGATCCCACAGTCCGGGTCTGGATTACGGATGATGAACGCCATATTCCCGTGAGGATCAAGGTCCAGGTGGTGGTGGGCAGTATTTACCTTGACTTGAGATCCTATGTTCCGGGTCAAAAATTTCGGGCCCAAAAAGAAAAGTAATCAAGCTTAAATTTGACCTATAAAATGGTAAACCCTGCCTCTTTCCATCCTGAAATCCCCTTGTCAAGCACCTGGGCATTGGTATACCCCTGTTCTTCATACTGAGCGGCAAGACCTGCCGCGGACCTGTCTTGGGGTCAGCCTCAGTAGAAAATAATACCTGTGCTTTTGGGAAGATCTGGCTTCATCCTTAAAAATTCACTCATGGGAATGGCCCCTTTAAGATGGGCCTGGCTGTAAAATTTGTCATCATCATAGATACAGACCAAAAGGGAGAGATTGTTTTTCATCCTCTTTCTGGCATCTGGTGCGGATATTCGGCTTGTCATGATTTATCCTCCTGTATGGGTGACAGATAGGCATAAGATAGACATGAATTGGGGATCTGGCAAATAGAACCTAACCCGCATACCCAAAAAATAAGACAAAAGACAGCTTCACCTGAATTCCCCCCCCAATCTTGCACAAAAACTTGAGATAAAACCAGCTGAATTCAAACAAAAGTCTCTGGAAACAAGGTATATAGCGGTTCTCAAATTAATTTTCCGAGTGGGTTCAAAAGCTCCTATAAAATTATACCTTTCCGTATAGTTCAAACGGAACGTATTTATGAAAACCGCTATAGACAAGGAGTTTGGAACAAATGTTTAGGGCGGTATCATTATTATCCAGCCCCGGGGGTCAGGATATTTCACACCAATTTACAATAAAATCCCCAATAACGGCTGAGGTTTGCACCAATTCTTTGATGGGCACGGATTCATCATCTGTATGGGCCTGGTAAATACTGCCCGGTCCGAACATCAATGTCGGTGTTGTGGACTGGATATTCATCAACTGCTGCATATCGGCCGGGCTGACCAGTCCGGTATGTTTGGGTTTTGTCCCGATAATTTTTT
It encodes:
- a CDS encoding DUF3108 domain-containing protein — protein: MLSPWNKYLGFFCRPAAALMLAGSLVFPGNAMAEGLPFSPGEEIHYDVKWQMYKAGEAVVKVLPFEEKKGGPAWHFELSATTNRFLDTFFKVRDHIQGFVARDFSGSVGYGYSGRGKKKKEIQVTFFPKTSTAAYSNFEEKREPIKIPRGCFDPMSSYFKMRTFDLVEGQTLSFPITDGKKTFLQKGDILGKEKLKLKSGTYDTLVIEPYVNHFSGVFEESKDPTVRVWITDDERHIPVRIKVQVVVGSIYLDLRSYVPGQKFRAQKEK